Proteins encoded within one genomic window of Ammonifex degensii KC4:
- the trmFO gene encoding FADH(2)-oxidizing methylenetetrahydrofolate--tRNA-(uracil(54)-C(5))-methyltransferase TrmFO, whose translation MQVVVVGAGLAGSEAAWQIARRGIRVILYEMRPHKMTPAHHTGYFGELVCSNSLRAESLENAVGLLKEEMRRLGSLVMQAAEANRVPAGGSLAVDREGFAAYITEALSSHPLIEIRREEVTSIPDHFPTIIATGPLTSPALSAAIKELTGEEYLYFYDAVAPIVTLESIDQEKVFWSSRYGKGEPAYINCPMTKEEYDRFYEALVTAERVPLKEFEKEIHFEGCMPIEVMAARGRETLLYGPLKPVGLIDPRTGKQPYAVVQLRQDNREGTLFNLVGFQTNLKWSEQKRVFRLIPGLERAEFVRYGVMHRNTFLNAPILLEPTLLCKKKPGLFFAGQITGVEGYVESAAAGLVAGINAARLVRGEKPLVFPPETAHGALLNYITTADPRHFQPMNVNYGLFPPLERKVRDKRRRRLLLAERALAVLEEFIKAHQLEV comes from the coding sequence ATGCAAGTAGTGGTCGTGGGAGCGGGACTGGCCGGATCGGAGGCGGCGTGGCAGATCGCCCGGCGGGGAATAAGGGTGATTCTTTATGAGATGCGCCCCCACAAGATGACCCCGGCGCACCACACCGGCTACTTCGGGGAGCTCGTGTGTTCCAACTCCTTGCGTGCGGAAAGCCTGGAGAACGCCGTGGGTCTCTTGAAGGAAGAGATGCGGCGGCTGGGCTCCCTTGTCATGCAGGCAGCGGAGGCCAACCGGGTTCCGGCCGGAGGGAGCCTGGCCGTGGACCGGGAGGGTTTTGCTGCCTACATCACCGAGGCGTTGAGTTCGCACCCCTTAATCGAAATCCGCCGGGAGGAGGTCACCTCCATACCCGACCACTTCCCTACCATAATCGCCACCGGCCCCCTGACTTCTCCTGCCCTGAGTGCGGCCATAAAGGAGCTCACCGGGGAGGAGTACCTTTACTTCTACGATGCTGTGGCGCCCATAGTTACCCTGGAGTCCATCGACCAGGAGAAGGTTTTCTGGTCCTCCCGCTACGGTAAGGGGGAGCCGGCCTACATCAATTGCCCCATGACCAAGGAGGAGTACGACCGCTTTTACGAGGCGCTGGTTACGGCGGAGCGGGTACCTCTTAAGGAGTTTGAGAAGGAGATCCACTTCGAGGGCTGCATGCCCATAGAGGTAATGGCGGCCCGGGGCAGGGAGACCTTGCTCTACGGCCCCTTGAAGCCGGTGGGGCTCATCGACCCTCGCACTGGCAAGCAGCCTTATGCGGTGGTGCAGCTGCGCCAAGATAACCGAGAGGGCACCCTTTTCAACCTGGTGGGTTTCCAGACCAACCTCAAGTGGAGCGAGCAGAAGAGGGTTTTTCGCTTAATTCCTGGGCTGGAGAGGGCGGAGTTCGTGCGCTACGGCGTGATGCACCGTAACACCTTCCTCAACGCCCCCATCCTGCTGGAGCCCACCCTTCTTTGCAAGAAGAAGCCAGGGCTCTTCTTCGCCGGGCAGATAACGGGAGTGGAAGGATATGTGGAATCGGCAGCGGCAGGCTTGGTGGCGGGAATAAACGCGGCGCGGCTGGTGAGGGGAGAGAAACCCCTGGTCTTCCCCCCGGAGACGGCGCACGGGGCACTGCTTAACTACATAACCACCGCCGATCCCCGTCATTTCCAGCCCATGAACGTAAACTACGGGCTTTTCCCTCCGCTCGAACGTAAAGTGCGGGACAAGAGGCGGCGCCGCCTGCTTCTAGCCGAGAGGGCTCTGGCCGTGCTGGAAGAGTTCATCAAAGCCCACCAATTGGAGGTCTAA
- a CDS encoding tyrosine recombinase has protein sequence MYSLIDRFIIHLQTEKGASLRTLTEYQKDLLEGLSFFARLLGVAEAELSPQSITPSLFRRFLGYLHERSLSRNTIARKLAAWRSFFRFLCREGILNADPLKLVSAPKREKRLPRVLYPHEAEALVTAPKGTDPKAWRDRALLEVLYGAGLRVSEVEHLNLSDVDLERGELRVWGKGGKERIALLHPLAVAALKDYLERGRPLLLSRRSRGEEEPALFLNHRGERLSARGIRLIVTSYAAKTGVKGKVTPHTFRHSFATHLLDGGADLRTVQELLGHKRLATTQIYTRLSLERIKHIYEKTHPRA, from the coding sequence ATGTATAGCCTCATCGACCGCTTCATAATCCACCTGCAGACGGAAAAAGGCGCCTCTTTGCGAACTTTAACCGAGTACCAGAAAGATTTGCTGGAAGGGCTTTCTTTCTTTGCCCGGCTTTTGGGGGTGGCAGAGGCGGAGCTCTCCCCCCAGTCCATAACTCCTTCCCTTTTCCGCCGCTTCTTGGGGTATTTGCATGAGAGATCCCTTTCCCGCAATACCATCGCCCGGAAGCTGGCTGCCTGGCGCAGCTTCTTCCGCTTCCTCTGCCGGGAAGGAATACTCAACGCCGACCCCTTGAAGCTAGTAAGCGCCCCTAAGCGGGAGAAGCGCCTCCCCCGCGTGCTTTATCCCCATGAGGCCGAGGCCTTGGTGACGGCCCCCAAGGGGACGGATCCCAAAGCTTGGCGGGACCGGGCCTTGCTGGAGGTGCTTTACGGCGCCGGGCTGCGGGTAAGCGAGGTGGAGCATTTAAACCTTTCGGACGTGGATCTGGAACGAGGGGAGCTGAGGGTGTGGGGCAAAGGAGGCAAGGAACGGATTGCTCTTTTGCACCCGCTGGCGGTGGCGGCTTTAAAAGATTATCTGGAACGGGGGCGACCTTTGCTCCTGAGCCGGCGCTCTCGAGGAGAGGAAGAGCCAGCTCTCTTTCTCAACCACCGGGGGGAGCGCCTCTCTGCCCGGGGGATAAGGCTGATCGTGACCTCCTACGCGGCCAAGACGGGGGTCAAAGGGAAGGTGACCCCCCACACCTTCCGCCACTCTTTCGCCACCCACCTCCTAGACGGAGGGGCTGATCTCAGGACGGTGCAGGAGCTTCTAGGGCACAAGCGCTTGGCCACTACCCAGATCTACACCCGGCTAAGCCTCGAGCGGATAAAGCATATCTACGAAAAGACCCATCCCCGGGCTTAA
- the hslV gene encoding ATP-dependent protease subunit HslV, whose product MRLEGTTIVAVRRNGRTAMAGDGQVTLAQNTVIKHNARKVRRLYQGRVLAGFAGSVADALTLFECFESKIEEAQGNLLRAAVNLAKEWRTDRRFERLEALLVVADTEHLLLITGGGEVLEPDDGIVAVGSGGPFALAAARALLHHTDYDAATIAREALRIAASICVYTNENIVVEEI is encoded by the coding sequence GTGCGTTTGGAAGGAACTACCATAGTAGCGGTGCGCCGCAACGGGCGTACCGCCATGGCGGGCGACGGGCAGGTGACCCTGGCGCAGAACACGGTTATCAAGCACAATGCTCGCAAGGTGCGTCGCCTTTATCAGGGGCGGGTGCTGGCCGGATTTGCCGGGAGTGTGGCCGATGCCCTCACCCTTTTTGAGTGCTTCGAATCTAAGATAGAAGAGGCGCAGGGAAACCTTTTGCGGGCGGCGGTGAACTTGGCCAAAGAGTGGCGCACCGACCGGAGGTTCGAACGCTTGGAGGCTCTTCTGGTGGTAGCGGACACTGAGCATCTACTCCTCATCACCGGTGGGGGTGAGGTGTTGGAGCCCGACGACGGCATCGTGGCGGTGGGTTCGGGCGGACCCTTTGCCCTGGCGGCGGCGCGGGCTCTTCTTCACCACACCGACTACGACGCTGCCACCATTGCCCGCGAGGCTTTGCGCATAGCCGCCTCCATCTGCGTCTACACCAACGAAAACATTGTGGTGGAGGAGATATAA